Part of the Choloepus didactylus isolate mChoDid1 chromosome 27, mChoDid1.pri, whole genome shotgun sequence genome is shown below.
GGCTAAGCCTTCTGCCCTCCCACACTTCTTTGCTTCTCCTTCCTTGGGCCATCGCTAAGAACCACCTTTCTCCTTGGGCATCTACTCTACTATGATCGAACCAGAAAGGTTTCTCGGGAAGCTGCTGTCCACCACCCAAAGAGGTGCGGGTGTGGGCTTCCTTCCTGAGGCCAAAATTGCCACCAGGTCACATAATCCAACACCTCCCTCCAGCCCACAGCCTGCCCTCTCAGGACTGGCCTTCCCTGGGCCTCGCTTGGCCGTGGAACTTTCTCCTGCCAGGAGGAAGCCGGTCTTTTAGGCTCCTCACCTGCTTCCTGGCATAGAGACCTGTGACACTCCCCGATCAATACTCCTAGTCTCCTTCTTTACCCCAACGATACTTTTATAACCCTTGCTCTTCCGCCTATCCTCTCTCAAAGGCTCCATCACCCACGCCTTGAGCGTCATCAAGGCTCCCCCGCCCATTCTTCCCTCTCTGACCTTGCCCAGGGCCCCCTGCACCCCGATTTACCTCTACCCAGCCCCGCCCCGCTCACTCCCCGCCTTCGACCTCTCggccctcccccctcctccctcccagcaGACCCACCCGCGCCCTCACCGTAGATGCCGCGTTCTCCGTCGGCCGCCTCAGCCTGGGAGAGGAGCAGCGCCCCCAGCAGCGCCAGGAGCGCCCGGCCCCGCCTCGGCCCTCTCAGCTGCGCCATGCTCGGCTCCGCCCGGCCGCCCCGCGAGCCCTCGAGCCGCTGGCCGTTGGCGTCTCGCGACCAGGTGCGGAGAGACTCCTGCCGCGCACGCGCAGTGGGGGGCCTCGTGACCGGCGCGGGCGCTGCGCGAGGGTCGCGAGGTGCTGCGCTGGCGCTCACGTCGACGTCTCCGGGAAGTCTCCTTCGCGGACCTCTACCTCTGCCCTCCGCGAGGCGCCCGCGCGATGCTTCCGTCCGCTGCTCGCTCGCTTCTTGCCCCCAGCAATAGGCGGCGACCCTCCCACCCTCCAGCACCTCGCAACACGCCAGAACGTCCGGTGGGCGCGGGAGCCTATGGCGGACGCTTCCCAGCAGCTACCGAAGGTGGCCGGCCAGGGAGGGGGCGGGGCGCACCTGGCGAGGCGGGGCGTGGAGTGCGCAGGCGCGGAAGACAGGCACCTGAGCAGCCACCCCTCTCTTCTCGGCGCACCTGGTTTCCGCCCCTGGCGTGGGGGGGccgtggggggaggaggggcggGGCTTGCGTGGGCTAACCGAGCGCCGGGGCTGGGCCCCCGGACGCCGCGAGTACCGGCAGGGTTATCGAGGGCTGGAAGTGTGGAAGACCAGGGCACAGTGGGAAGCCCGACAGCTTCCTCATTCAGCCTGAGAGAGGGCCAGGGAGGGCTTCCCGGAGGAGGTGATAGACccatgaaagaacaaaacagTCCAGGCCCTGACTCCCCAGTCCAGAGATAGAGATAAATACTTCACCAGACGCCGATAGCCCAGTTGTCAGAGCTGTGATGGGGCAGCATGGGCAGAGTGAGCGTGCCTGAAAAGGAGAAGGAGCCCAGAGGAGGCACGTACCTTGCTtggggtcagggagggcttcctggaagaggggaTTTATGAGCTGAGTCTAGAAAGGGAGATGGAATGGGGCAGACATGAGTAGAGGACAGCcaacaagaaaattaaatacttatGATTGAAAACACTTAACAGTGCTATAGGGAAATGAATTGGGTGTCAGGATGAAAAAAATAGTGGAGAGCATTTGAGCTGGGCATGGAGGAAGGACTCCTTGAGAAGCTGACTTTGATACTGAACCCTGAAGGATGCGAGGAGCAGGGGTGCAAACATTCCAAGCGTCaggaacagcacatgcaaaggtcctgaggtagGAAAGACATAGGTGCATTCCAGGGGTCCAGGCCACTCCCCCATTTTAAGTCTCCCTCCTGGGATAACAATATGTGTGAGGAGCCTTAAAGGGGTTACCAAAATGGTGTTTGCCTTAAAGAATTGAAGTTCTGTGCCAGCCACGTTCTTCAATTGTGCAGTGATCCTGGGACTCAGGGTCCAGAGGCAAATGTGAGATcaaaggtctctcccagcagttgaactccccactcccaccccattcCACCCAAGCTCCGGGTAGAGCATGGAGGGAGAGGAATGTGATGAGAGGTGAGGCCGGAAGAGGAGGCCCAggcctcttcattcattcaactcagGCAGcacatgtttattgagcacccattATGTACCAAGAACTGTTCTAGATGATAGGGAAGATATAGTTCTGCCCTTTTGGAACTCACTTTATAATTCTGGGAAGAGAGATGGAACTCACAAATTTGACACCCAAAGTGGATCATTTTTTAATACCCCCCACCTCTCTACCTCAAAAAGTTTTCAGTAATAATCATGTAATAATCAATCCttagttttaaaacaaataaattgaaaataaataaacttcAGTTCTAAAGACATTATGTAAAATAGGTACAAAAATTTGCACTGACCAGATAAAAATATTATACCTTGCAGTTTACAGtgtatttctctattttaaattttacacacAAAACTCCAAAGGAACACATAGAATGATAGAGTGgtttcttttatctttatgaTCACTGtgctatcatttttctttctgacttacTGTTTAAATACAAGAACATGTACACTCATTGGAGAGTCAAACCACCTGATGTGAGCCCAAGTAATTCCAAACTGTAtggtcttattttaaaaaatgaacacataCAGCTGAGTCTTTGTGAGTCAGGGATCAACTTTATATCTGGGATTTCTCCACCTTAATTTCCATGTAGGATACTTAGAACATATCCCAGGGCGGCCTCTGTATTCAAGCCTTGCCTAATCCCTTCCCCTTGAATGTGAGCAGAACCTGTGCTTGCTTCTAACCAATGGCATATAGCAAAGGTGATGAGTGTCACTCCCATGATTCCATTACTTTGTTTAAGACCCCATGATAGCAGGCTAGAGAGACTCACTCCACCGCTGGCTTTGAAGAATTAAATTGCTAAGTCATGAGATGACTTATGGAGAGCACCATGTGGCAAGAATCTGTGAATGGCCTCTAGGAGCTTAGAGTGGCCCTGGCTGAGAGTCAGCAAGAAAATGGTGACTTCATTCCTACAACCATGAGACGTTGAATTCTGCCAGCAAACTGAGGGAGCTTGGAGGCAAGTCTTTGTCCATTTGAGCCTCAGATGAGACCACAGCTCCAGGTGACACCTGGATTGCAGCCTGGTGAGACCCTAGAGCAAGGGACCAGCTAAGCCgtgcccagactcctgacccctggaaactgtgagatgataaatgtgttgttttaagcccctatGCAGCATTACAAAACTAATACAAATCCAATGTTTCTTAAAAGACAGAGTCACAGGAATATCTAATTGAaagcttaaatatatatatttaaactcaACAGTAACTGCATGAATTGTTTAGAAAGATTTTTCCCAGGGGGAGGGGAGATAATTTTTTCAGGGGAGATTATTTTATCACTGAAACTGTTTAGAATTGTCAGCACATGGTAATAATAAAAAGCAGATCAACTTTGGGTcagttttaagttattttaaaattctctacaaaGAGCGCACTCCCTTTTTGCCTGCATTTGGGCTGGAGCACTCCCACCACCTCACTTTTGGTAGGACACCAAGTtggaaacagacaataaataaaatgagaaaattatataCAGTGTTAGAAGCTGATAAGCATTATGGGTAAAACACAGCCAAGTAAGGGGCATGGGGGTTGTAAAATGAAATAGGGTGGACATGGAGGACCTCGCTGACCAGGTGACATTTGAGGGAGATGAAGGAATCAGCTTTGTTGATATTCTAGGGGAAAAGCTTTCCTGGCAGAGGCTCTGAGGTGAGATGGTGCCTGGTAGATCTTTGACTGCTAAACTGAGAAGCTTTGCCTTTAGCCTCAGGGCAATGgtgcggggaggggggggtgctgtggacagtgttttgttttttttttataacagttttattgagatataattcacataccattcatttCACCCATTTGTAATATACAATTTAATGGtctttagtatatttacagaggatatttacaaccatcaccacactccattttagaatattttcatcatcccaaaaagaaaccctatacccattagccATCACTCCCTATTCCTCCCAATTCTCCCAGTCctaggcaaccattaatctacttgcTCTCTctttggatttgcctattctggagaTTTCccataaatggaattataaaatatatggcCGGGTATGTCTGGCatctttcatttagcatgtttaCAAGGTTCACCCACATTATGGCATGTatcagtttttcatttctttttattgccaaataatatgccattgtatgaatatactacactttagccattcatcagttgataggcatggattgtttccactttttatctattatgaacaatgctgttgtgaacattcacgtacaagtttttgtttgaacaaatgctttcaatccttttgggtatatacccagaagtgaaattgctggtcATTTGGCAAttttatgtttaaccttttgaggacatgccagactgttttccaaagcggcTGTACcgttttactttcccaccagcagtgggttcaaatttctccacatcctcatcccaacacttgttattgtctgtctttttgactGGAGctgtcctagtgggtgtgaagtggtatttcactgtggttttaattttcatttccctattggagaatgatgttgagcaacttttcatgtgtttattggccatttgtttatctcctTTAGAGACGTGACTATTCaactctttttcccattttttttaaagtgggttatttgtgtttgtttttttttttttttttcagttgagttgtaggagttctttatatattttagatacaagtcccatatatcacatatatgatttgcaaatgttttctcccattctgtggttgtATCTTTACTTTCTTGAAGGTCTtctttgaagcataaaagtttataattttgatgatatccaatgtatctcttttttttcttttgttgctcgtgttTTTAGTGTCGTATCTAAGAGACCATTGCTTAATTACAGACAGTTTTAATCAGAGAAGGCACAGGCCAAATTTAAGCTTTAGAGTATCATTCTTGATGCTTATGATTAAAAGTGGAAAGACTGTTATAGGGTAAGGAGTTTTCCTGGTCATTAGAACTGAACTTGCAACTCCACCCTCAacccattttcttctttccagcTTATAGTCTACTAAACTGTATAGTATACTGCACTTATTTATTATGTTCATTGCCTGTCTCCACCACAGGAATATCAACTCCTTGACTTggcttgtctgttttgttcactgctccaGCGTATAGAACAATGCCTGGTATACAGCAGGCAGTAGCTAAATATTTGTCGAATCTAGTAAGTGAATAGGTgaacggatggatggatgaatggttgAGTGATTGGATGAAAGAACGAACAATAGAAGGTTCAGAGTACTCTGTTTGACCTTCCCTTGCAGCGAAGGTGGCGAGGGGGCCGCTGCACCCGCCCCTGCGGCCTCCAGAGGGCGTCGTCAGGCGAGCTCCTCGGGATCCAGCCCCGGGAGCCCCAGATTCCCCGGCCAAGCCCTGGGGCTCTTGGACCCCGCCCAGACCTGAAATGTGCAAGACTGCAGACCCCACGCCGGCGCAGCCCCCGTCCCCGCGCTgcaggaggggaaactgaggcccgtcGTGGCTGAGGCGGGGCCGGCTCCCGGCGAGCCCCCGCCCCCGgctggccccgccccgccccgtaAAGAGTTTCCCCGGCGCGGGGCGAAGGCTCACAGCGCCgcgccggggccggggccggagCCGGGATGGCGGCTCGGCGGCTGGGGAAGCGGGTGCTGAGCAAGCTGCAGGCTCCGTCGCGGGCCCGCGGGCCGGAGGGCAGCCCCGGGGGGCTACAGAAACGGCACTCGCGAGTCACCGTCAAGTACGACCGGCGGGAGCTGCAGCGGCGGCTGGACGTGGAGAAGTGGATCGACGGGCGCTTGGAGGAGCTGTACCGCGGCCGGGTGAGGCGGAGGAGGGTTATAGGGGACGTGAGGGTGGTCCCGGACCAAAGAGACACTAGCTCTTGGAGGCCTCTGGCTGCACGCTCACCGGTGCACACGCAGCCCCGTCCGCACAAAGAGGACTCACGCCCGGAATCAGGCACTCCCTGGCCTGGCCGTGTGCACTCTGTGGCGGTCTGGTTGTGGACAGAGACATACACACTATGGGTCGGCAGAGATGTGTGAGAACACCTGGGAAGGGCCGGGAGTGTAGCATCCTGGGTCAAGGAGGCAAGGCTGGGGAGCCGGTGCGGCCAGAGCTGGAGaaaggatgggggagggggctgcctcAAAGCCAAACATAGACATGGTGCCGGCGGGATGCAACCACACTGAGAAGCATGGCAAAAGGAGCAGCCGTGCACAGGGACACGCACGGGGACACGTCCACAGAAGCAACAGCCATGCACAGCCTCACCGGAACAAGAGCTGCCCTCACAGATCAACATCTGCTACAGCCCCACAGGCACAACAGCACAGCCACATGCAGACACACCGGCAACAGCTACCCTCACGCACAAAATGACGCTTTACCGCTCCTCACAGATACACACTGCACAAGCCATAGCCACTCACAGGCTAAACAGTACAAACTAAGATAGCTACCCTTGGATCCCAAATGACTCAAGTTACGTCCagtcttagtttctcccaggcgaGCACTAACCCCCCACAAACACGGTGACAGATGTTACAGCCTCTGTACCTAGACATCAAACAGCATCAGCTCTGGGCACATCCAGCTGCCCCCAGACACAGAAGGGCACCAGCGACAGCTACATATATTGACACATAGACTACAGACAGCCCTGGGGTCTTCACCCACCACTTGAGCCTCTACCTGGAGTGATATTTCCTAGGACATGCACATACTGCCAGACACAATCACAGGCACCTGAGGGCCGTGACAGGGCACAGATACACACAGACACAGCATACATGGACACACATAAACACagcatgcacagacacacacatggaCACAGCACACATGGACACAGGACACATAGAGCCACATACGGACACACAGCATACATGGACATGCACAGACCTGTGTGCACATATATATagcacacatggacacacacagcCATGCGCATGCAGACTTAGCACACATggacacaaagacacacacatgcagaacATCTCATGCATCCACAAGACACAGCCAGATATGCAAAGATCTCCTTAGCACGGCACACAGTGGCAGAAACTGTGACGTCTAGCAGTGACTCAAGTCCCTCTGTCCCCAGACACACATATTGGCTCATACAGGAGGACAGATCAATCCAGGTGCTAGTGGTACACGGCATCTTATGAGGTCATGCCCAGATGGTGGGCATGACAGCTAGTCGTGGATACATGGACAATGAGACAAACACACAAGTCAGAGCCTCACACCTGACACCCACAGGACCACAGGCCCCTCGCCCAGAGTCGCCACATGGTGCCACACacctatgtacccttaggccaaaCTTGGACCCTTGGCACCAGGCTCTGGCTCACTCACATGGGTGTGTAACCATGTGTTAGACACTCCATACCTTTGCTGATCCTTCACCACACACAAACCCCAGACCACCCAGCCCTGAAGCTGGTAGCGGGGAAGTGGGAGTTGGCAGAACTCTAGGTCAGGGAGTAAAGAATCTGTAGCCTCAAGGATCTGTGGCTCAGACAGCTGCGTCCTGTCCCCCGCTGGAGTTCTGAGCCAGCCACTGCCCCAAGAGTCTTTGGGCCACTGCCCCAAGAGGTCATGCTCGGAGTCCCCCTCTTTGCCCCCTCAAAGTTGGGCTCAGGACtcatcccacccacccaccttgaGGGGGCTCGGTGGTCATCTCCCAGGACTGCCAGCTCACCAGTGGCACTTGGGGCCCgggaagtggtggtggtgggcctGGCCCTaccctccctccctgtcccctggGGGAGGGgaccccctcccctcctgccccagcaGGCTCCAGCCTGCCAGTTCTCCTCCTCCACACCTACTGCTTAAATTTTTCCTTGAAAGGGCAGAGCCAGCCCCTCTCCTGAATCCCAGAATCTGACATTCCAAGACTTGACCAGGCCTGATTCCACTGTGGGAACTGGGGCCAAGAGGAGAGACTGGTGCCAGCCTCCAGGCTCCCGGCACCCGGGGGTCCAGGCATCCGGGCTGGTACAGGCCCCCAGGCCCCTGTCACCCCATCTGTCGCCCCTCCCCCAATGCCCAGATGTCCTGCTTCAGCGGTGCTATCCCTGACTGCCACATTATTACTACAGAGCCGGCCAGCTAGGCCCAGGAGCCCGCCTCTGGAcaaagggaggaagggggaggggaccttgacaccctccctccccctccctagGAGGCAGACATGCCTGATGAGGTCAACATAGATGAATTGTTGGAATTAGAGAATGAAGAGGACAGAAGAAGGAAAATTCAGgtaggtgggggaggggagaaggggacaCTGACCCCCCCAGTCTTCCACCTTACACCCCCCTATAAACAGTTAAcatgtttactgagcacttgctatgtgccaggcactgtttcaaTTGCTCTATACttattaacccatttaatccccacaagaCTCTATAAAGTAGGTGCTTGGATTGTCTTCCTTTTCCACATGAGGAAAATGAGGACCAGAAAGGTTTAatcacttgcccagggtcacacagctcagAAGGAGCCGAGCTGGGGGCCAAACCAAGCGACATGGTTGCTGCTTCATTGCCCTTTTGGCCTGTCCCCTCCCAGTGGCAGGAAATGCTGGCTGACCTCTCACCCCTCTTTGGATCTAGAGCTAGTCTAGGTGTCTGGTTTCTTGTCTCAACCCTACCCCTAGTTGCTCTATAAGGCCCTCAGGTGGTGGTCCTCCCTTGAAGTCGGGTGGGAAGTCCACTCTGGAATCTAACTTCCATTTGTCTTGCTGCATTCTGGCTTTGTTGGGAAAGGAAAGGTTCTGGAGGGGAGTGAATTTTAATCACctactattttgttttttggggtgtgtgtgtttaGGGACTCCTGAAGTCCTGTATGAACCCCACAGAGGTAAGTTTTCCCTCCCCCACTACAGGCCCTTTTCTGGACCCCTGTACCCCAAGTTGGGGGGTGGTCtttgggaaggagggaagaagctGGCCATGCCCTagggacaggcagagggaactctgGGGAGCCCCCCATCTCTCACTGCTCTTTTCCTATCCCCGACGGTGccctttgtctttctctctcctgtctctccttctctccccatcTGCCACACGCCTCCATTATCTCTGCCCAGCTGAACCGTCCCCCATCTGTCTCCTGTCTCTGCCGGGCTCCATCCTTTGGGCCAGAGGCTGTGGGCTCAGCCCCTCACGGCTCCCCCTTTGACTGCCTCTGCCACCCGAGGCTCCCATCCCCAACTCTCTCAGCCACCCCATCCTTCCAGGCCCCAGAGCTGAGCGGCCCAGCCCCTCCCACTTCCTTTCCtgctttaaaagggaaaaatattcgCCTTTGGCCGACTAGCTCTGGGCTGCTTGAGGGACAAACGTCACCATGTGTCTGTCTGCCCTGAGGCTGTCTCAGGCCTCTGTCTCTGGGGACCCCTGTGTTGCTCACCAGGCCTGAGAATcatctccatttctctctttgtccctgtttcttcctctgtccCTTTGTCTCACCCCCCTCTGTCTCTCTCgtgtctttctctgtgtctctgtcactctccatctctccccatctctctcagtctctctctgtcttttcccacatttctctttttctctgtctgtcctctctctcagtctctttctcaatttttttttttctatttcccacCTCTGTGTCCTTTTTGACCCCCTCACTTTCTTCCTCTGTCTCTGTGGCCTctgagccccacccccaccccacccctcagctCACCCCGTGTCCAGGAAGCAGGGGAAGGAGAGGTCTAGGTCTGAGGGGCTGGGCTGCCCTGGGGCAGGggtgcccccaccccccgccacgtTCTCAGCACCCCCTCCCCTGTCCTCAGGACTTCGTCCAGGAGCTGCTGGCCAAGCTGCGAGGCCTCCACAAGCAGCCCGGCCACCGCTAGCCCAGCCCCTCAGACCCCTCGGACAGCCGCAGCCTCAGCCCCCTGCAGGACCGGGCCGGACCGTGCCCCCCGACCCCGCCCGCCCCTGTGGCCCCCTGCGCTCTCCTCCCAGCACCACCCAGGCTTGTTTATAAGTTGTATTTAATGGTTCTGTAACAATAACACCACGTGGCTGTTTTTCCTCTCCCTGGTTCCCTTCGGCTGCCTGGAGCTCCTCCCAGCCCACCCCTGCTGGGTTGACTCGAGTCCCCGCACCCGCAGCTGGCCCTGCCAGATGGAGAATCACTCCTTCTCTGCTGGAGAGCATGAGAACAGGCCCTGCTGACCCGGCGCCTCTGGGACCCACATCCTGTcctcaccacccacccaccccctgcctcccccagccctggcccagtCCCAGCCAGCAGGGCCCCTGAGAGGGGATGGCGCTCAGGGCTCCTGTGGGAATGGCGGCCGCGGTCCCTGGGCTGTCGGACACGTGCACGACTGAATGTGGCTGATACTACCGCAACCCAGGTGGTCACACAGCAAACAGGTTATTCATCTGCTCTGTGAAAATTTATTGGGTATCTCTTGTGCGCTTGGTCTGGAGGCCACAAAGATGAGCAGAAGGTGATCC
Proteins encoded:
- the PPP1R14A gene encoding protein phosphatase 1 regulatory subunit 14A isoform X1, translating into MAARRLGKRVLSKLQAPSRARGPEGSPGGLQKRHSRVTVKYDRRELQRRLDVEKWIDGRLEELYRGREADMPDEVNIDELLELENEEDRRRKIQGLLKSCMNPTEDFVQELLAKLRGLHKQPGHR
- the PPP1R14A gene encoding protein phosphatase 1 regulatory subunit 14A isoform X2 → MAARRLGKRVLSKLQAPSRARGPEGSPGGLQKRHSRVTVKYDRRELQRRLDVEKWIDGRLEELYRGRSRPARPRSPPLDKGRKGEGTLTPSLPLPRRQTCLMRST